The following proteins are encoded in a genomic region of Poecilia reticulata strain Guanapo linkage group LG11, Guppy_female_1.0+MT, whole genome shotgun sequence:
- the ubp1 gene encoding upstream-binding protein 1 isoform X3: MAWVLKMDDATIESGLVHDFDASLSGIGQELGAGAYSMSDVLALPIFKQEDSNLPPESKTKNPPFQYVLCAATSPAVKLHDETLTYLNQGQSYEIRMLDNRKAGELPELNNKMVKSTVRVVFHDRRLQYTEHQQLEGWKWNRPGDRLLDIDIPMSVGIIEPKTHPSQLNAAEFLWDMNKRTSVFVQVHCISTEFTPRKHGGEKGVPFRIQIDTFTQGDGGEYTEHLHSASCQIKVFKPKGADRKQKTDREKMEKRTPQEKEKYQPSYDTTILSETRLEPIIEDSGDHELKKSSKRTLPADCGDSLAKRGSCSPWPDAAYTSTSQAATPSFTSTPLSTYTTSSVLDSDSSSPNHQADPGCHGNSEQLSPTASIQDAQKWLLKNRFSSYTRLFSHFSGSDLLKLTRDDLVQICGPADGIRLFNALKSRSVRPRLTVYICQESPQGSPLLERHCTIENGEHRSSASLHVYHALYLEELTAAELIRKIASVCDIPLGRIHQVYRQGPTGIHILLSDQMVYNLSDESCFLISTVKDELGEGLHLILK, translated from the exons ATGGCCTGGGTGCTGAAGATGGACGATGCCACCATCGAGTCGGGGCTGGTGCATGACTTCGATGCTAGCCTGTCTGGCATCGGACAGGAGCTCGGAGCTGGAGCTTACAGCATGAG CGATGTGCTGGCTCTGCCCATCTTTAAGCAGGAGGACTCCAACCTTCCACCTGAAAGCAAGACCAAAAATCCCCCATTCCAGTATGTGCTGTGCGCCGCCACCTCGCCTGCTGTCAAGCTGCACGACGAGACGCTCACATACCTAAACCAAG GCCAGTCTTATGAGATCCGCATGTTGGACAACAGGAAAGCAGGGGAGTTGCCAGAGCTCAACAACAAGATGGTGAAG agcaCAGTACGGGTAGTGTTTCATGACCGGCGGCTACAGTACACGGAGCACCAGCAGCTGGAGGGCTGGAAGTGGAATCGTCCTGGGGACCGTCTTCTTGACATTG ATATTCCCATGTCAGTGGGCATTATTGAGCCCAAGACTCACCCCTCCCAGCTCAACGCTGCAGAGTTTCTGTGGGACATGAACAAAAGAACGTCTGTTTTCGTTcag GTGCACTGCATCAGCACGGAGTTCACCCCCAGGAAGCATGGCGGAGAGAAGGGCGTCCCGTTCAGGATCCAGATCGACACGTTCACCCAGGGAGACGGTGGAGAGTACACGGAGCACCTCCACTCTGCTTCCTGtcagattaaagtttttaag CCAAAGGGGGCGGACCGTAAGCAGAAGACTGACAGGGAGAAGATGGAGAAGCGCACCCCTCAGGAGAAGGAGAAGTACCAACCCTCCTATGATACCACTATTCTATCAGAG ACGAGGCTTGAACCCATCATAGAAGATTCGGGTGACCATGAGCTGAAAAAGTCCAGCAAGCGGACACTTCCCGCTGACTGTGGCGACTCCTTGGCCAAGAGAGGCAGT TGCTCCCCATGGCCAGACGCCGCCTACACCAGCACCAGCCAGGCAGCTACCCCGTCCTTCACCTCCACCCCACTTTCCACCTACACAACCTCCTCGGTGCTGGACAG TGACTCATCCTCACCCAATCATCAAGCAGAtcctggttgccatggcaactcgGAG CAACTGAGCCCCACTGCCTCCATACAGGACGCTCAGAAGTGGCTGTTGAAGAACCGCTTCAGCTCCTACACTAGACTCTTCTCTCATTTCTCAG GTTCTGATTTATTGAAGTTAACCCGGGACGACCTGGTCCAGATTTGTGGGCCGGCAGATGGAATCAGACTCTTCAATGCTCTCAAGTCCAG GTCAGTGCGTCCCAGATTGACGGTGTACATCTGTCAGGAGTCTCCTCAAGGGAGCCCCCTGCTGGAGAGACACTGCACAATAGAAAATGGAGAACACCGGAGCTCTGCTAGTTTACACG TATACCACGCTCTGTACTTGGAGGAGCTCACAGCTGCAGAACTCATCCGTAAGATTGCATCTGTGTGCGACATTCCGTTGGGAAGGATCCACCAGGTGTACAGGCAGGGTCCGACAGGCATACACATCCTACTAAGCGACCAG ATGGTTTACAACTTGTCTGACGAGAGCTGTTTTTTGATCAGCACTGTCAAAG ATGAGTTGGGCGAAGGACTTCATCTAATCTTGAAGTAG
- the ubp1 gene encoding upstream-binding protein 1 isoform X1 — MAWVLKMDDATIESGLVHDFDASLSGIGQELGAGAYSMSDVLALPIFKQEDSNLPPESKTKNPPFQYVLCAATSPAVKLHDETLTYLNQGQSYEIRMLDNRKAGELPELNNKMVKSTVRVVFHDRRLQYTEHQQLEGWKWNRPGDRLLDIDIPMSVGIIEPKTHPSQLNAAEFLWDMNKRTSVFVQVHCISTEFTPRKHGGEKGVPFRIQIDTFTQGDGGEYTEHLHSASCQIKVFKPKGADRKQKTDREKMEKRTPQEKEKYQPSYDTTILSETRLEPIIEDSGDHELKKSSKRTLPADCGDSLAKRGSCSPWPDAAYTSTSQAATPSFTSTPLSTYTTSSVLDSDSSSPNHQADPGCHGNSEKIELGVEVVLSRLQQLSPTASIQDAQKWLLKNRFSSYTRLFSHFSGSDLLKLTRDDLVQICGPADGIRLFNALKSRSVRPRLTVYICQESPQGSPLLERHCTIENGEHRSSASLHVYHALYLEELTAAELIRKIASVCDIPLGRIHQVYRQGPTGIHILLSDQMVYNLSDESCFLISTVKDELGEGLHLILK, encoded by the exons ATGGCCTGGGTGCTGAAGATGGACGATGCCACCATCGAGTCGGGGCTGGTGCATGACTTCGATGCTAGCCTGTCTGGCATCGGACAGGAGCTCGGAGCTGGAGCTTACAGCATGAG CGATGTGCTGGCTCTGCCCATCTTTAAGCAGGAGGACTCCAACCTTCCACCTGAAAGCAAGACCAAAAATCCCCCATTCCAGTATGTGCTGTGCGCCGCCACCTCGCCTGCTGTCAAGCTGCACGACGAGACGCTCACATACCTAAACCAAG GCCAGTCTTATGAGATCCGCATGTTGGACAACAGGAAAGCAGGGGAGTTGCCAGAGCTCAACAACAAGATGGTGAAG agcaCAGTACGGGTAGTGTTTCATGACCGGCGGCTACAGTACACGGAGCACCAGCAGCTGGAGGGCTGGAAGTGGAATCGTCCTGGGGACCGTCTTCTTGACATTG ATATTCCCATGTCAGTGGGCATTATTGAGCCCAAGACTCACCCCTCCCAGCTCAACGCTGCAGAGTTTCTGTGGGACATGAACAAAAGAACGTCTGTTTTCGTTcag GTGCACTGCATCAGCACGGAGTTCACCCCCAGGAAGCATGGCGGAGAGAAGGGCGTCCCGTTCAGGATCCAGATCGACACGTTCACCCAGGGAGACGGTGGAGAGTACACGGAGCACCTCCACTCTGCTTCCTGtcagattaaagtttttaag CCAAAGGGGGCGGACCGTAAGCAGAAGACTGACAGGGAGAAGATGGAGAAGCGCACCCCTCAGGAGAAGGAGAAGTACCAACCCTCCTATGATACCACTATTCTATCAGAG ACGAGGCTTGAACCCATCATAGAAGATTCGGGTGACCATGAGCTGAAAAAGTCCAGCAAGCGGACACTTCCCGCTGACTGTGGCGACTCCTTGGCCAAGAGAGGCAGT TGCTCCCCATGGCCAGACGCCGCCTACACCAGCACCAGCCAGGCAGCTACCCCGTCCTTCACCTCCACCCCACTTTCCACCTACACAACCTCCTCGGTGCTGGACAG TGACTCATCCTCACCCAATCATCAAGCAGAtcctggttgccatggcaactcgGAG AAAATTGAACTCGGTGTTGAAGTCGTTCTGTCTCGTCTGCAGCAACTGAGCCCCACTGCCTCCATACAGGACGCTCAGAAGTGGCTGTTGAAGAACCGCTTCAGCTCCTACACTAGACTCTTCTCTCATTTCTCAG GTTCTGATTTATTGAAGTTAACCCGGGACGACCTGGTCCAGATTTGTGGGCCGGCAGATGGAATCAGACTCTTCAATGCTCTCAAGTCCAG GTCAGTGCGTCCCAGATTGACGGTGTACATCTGTCAGGAGTCTCCTCAAGGGAGCCCCCTGCTGGAGAGACACTGCACAATAGAAAATGGAGAACACCGGAGCTCTGCTAGTTTACACG TATACCACGCTCTGTACTTGGAGGAGCTCACAGCTGCAGAACTCATCCGTAAGATTGCATCTGTGTGCGACATTCCGTTGGGAAGGATCCACCAGGTGTACAGGCAGGGTCCGACAGGCATACACATCCTACTAAGCGACCAG ATGGTTTACAACTTGTCTGACGAGAGCTGTTTTTTGATCAGCACTGTCAAAG ATGAGTTGGGCGAAGGACTTCATCTAATCTTGAAGTAG
- the ubp1 gene encoding upstream-binding protein 1 isoform X2 has product MLFWQSYTENFRAPVQRHGDGDGSSYTRDVLALPIFKQEDSNLPPESKTKNPPFQYVLCAATSPAVKLHDETLTYLNQGQSYEIRMLDNRKAGELPELNNKMVKSTVRVVFHDRRLQYTEHQQLEGWKWNRPGDRLLDIDIPMSVGIIEPKTHPSQLNAAEFLWDMNKRTSVFVQVHCISTEFTPRKHGGEKGVPFRIQIDTFTQGDGGEYTEHLHSASCQIKVFKPKGADRKQKTDREKMEKRTPQEKEKYQPSYDTTILSETRLEPIIEDSGDHELKKSSKRTLPADCGDSLAKRGSCSPWPDAAYTSTSQAATPSFTSTPLSTYTTSSVLDSDSSSPNHQADPGCHGNSEKIELGVEVVLSRLQQLSPTASIQDAQKWLLKNRFSSYTRLFSHFSGSDLLKLTRDDLVQICGPADGIRLFNALKSRSVRPRLTVYICQESPQGSPLLERHCTIENGEHRSSASLHVYHALYLEELTAAELIRKIASVCDIPLGRIHQVYRQGPTGIHILLSDQMVYNLSDESCFLISTVKDELGEGLHLILK; this is encoded by the exons ATGTTGTTCTGGCAGTCCTACACCGAAAACTTCAGGGCTCCGGTGCAGAGACACGGCGATGGAGACGGCAGCAGCTACACACG CGATGTGCTGGCTCTGCCCATCTTTAAGCAGGAGGACTCCAACCTTCCACCTGAAAGCAAGACCAAAAATCCCCCATTCCAGTATGTGCTGTGCGCCGCCACCTCGCCTGCTGTCAAGCTGCACGACGAGACGCTCACATACCTAAACCAAG GCCAGTCTTATGAGATCCGCATGTTGGACAACAGGAAAGCAGGGGAGTTGCCAGAGCTCAACAACAAGATGGTGAAG agcaCAGTACGGGTAGTGTTTCATGACCGGCGGCTACAGTACACGGAGCACCAGCAGCTGGAGGGCTGGAAGTGGAATCGTCCTGGGGACCGTCTTCTTGACATTG ATATTCCCATGTCAGTGGGCATTATTGAGCCCAAGACTCACCCCTCCCAGCTCAACGCTGCAGAGTTTCTGTGGGACATGAACAAAAGAACGTCTGTTTTCGTTcag GTGCACTGCATCAGCACGGAGTTCACCCCCAGGAAGCATGGCGGAGAGAAGGGCGTCCCGTTCAGGATCCAGATCGACACGTTCACCCAGGGAGACGGTGGAGAGTACACGGAGCACCTCCACTCTGCTTCCTGtcagattaaagtttttaag CCAAAGGGGGCGGACCGTAAGCAGAAGACTGACAGGGAGAAGATGGAGAAGCGCACCCCTCAGGAGAAGGAGAAGTACCAACCCTCCTATGATACCACTATTCTATCAGAG ACGAGGCTTGAACCCATCATAGAAGATTCGGGTGACCATGAGCTGAAAAAGTCCAGCAAGCGGACACTTCCCGCTGACTGTGGCGACTCCTTGGCCAAGAGAGGCAGT TGCTCCCCATGGCCAGACGCCGCCTACACCAGCACCAGCCAGGCAGCTACCCCGTCCTTCACCTCCACCCCACTTTCCACCTACACAACCTCCTCGGTGCTGGACAG TGACTCATCCTCACCCAATCATCAAGCAGAtcctggttgccatggcaactcgGAG AAAATTGAACTCGGTGTTGAAGTCGTTCTGTCTCGTCTGCAGCAACTGAGCCCCACTGCCTCCATACAGGACGCTCAGAAGTGGCTGTTGAAGAACCGCTTCAGCTCCTACACTAGACTCTTCTCTCATTTCTCAG GTTCTGATTTATTGAAGTTAACCCGGGACGACCTGGTCCAGATTTGTGGGCCGGCAGATGGAATCAGACTCTTCAATGCTCTCAAGTCCAG GTCAGTGCGTCCCAGATTGACGGTGTACATCTGTCAGGAGTCTCCTCAAGGGAGCCCCCTGCTGGAGAGACACTGCACAATAGAAAATGGAGAACACCGGAGCTCTGCTAGTTTACACG TATACCACGCTCTGTACTTGGAGGAGCTCACAGCTGCAGAACTCATCCGTAAGATTGCATCTGTGTGCGACATTCCGTTGGGAAGGATCCACCAGGTGTACAGGCAGGGTCCGACAGGCATACACATCCTACTAAGCGACCAG ATGGTTTACAACTTGTCTGACGAGAGCTGTTTTTTGATCAGCACTGTCAAAG ATGAGTTGGGCGAAGGACTTCATCTAATCTTGAAGTAG